The following are encoded together in the Chaetodon auriga isolate fChaAug3 chromosome 6, fChaAug3.hap1, whole genome shotgun sequence genome:
- the LOC143321776 gene encoding zona pellucida sperm-binding protein 3-like: MKLCVRILFCLLCGASAAAQYLNWDLQPAAGGFGDQRPDQPEVQEPADVLQEKQSFQEPLSWRFPDPPAEEEPQFPPNFELKAPSAANSISAVCGENSVRVEAKKDLLGIGKPVQAADVTLGGCPATGEDAEAQVLVFESELHGCGSQLLMSEDSFVYAFTLLYTPSPLGDSQIIRTRDVSVSIQCQYQRKHDVSSGLLRPTWTPFGIAKASEESLYFSFRLMTDDWQFARPSPQFLLGDMMKFEVSVKQFHHVPLRVTVDSCVATLVPNVDTVPRYTFLGNSGCMFDSQLTGSSSQFLPRSQDDKLQFELEAFRFQQDNSGVIYITCSLRATAAATAVDKTNKACSFLNGWKEASGSHQACTCCDTDCGTGSQSHLTGTDAQWEQETAVGPITVKERPLR; this comes from the exons ATGAAGCTGTGTGTCAGaatccttttctgtctgttatgtggagcttcagcagcagctcagtacTTAAACTGGGACCTTCAGCCTGCAGCGGGCGGGTTtggagaccagagaccagacCAGCCTGAAGTCCAGGAACCAGCAG ATGTCCTCCAGGAGAAGCAGTCTTTCCAGGAACCGTTGTCCTGGAGGTTTCCAGATCCACCGGCTGAGGAGGAGCCTCAGTTCCCTCCGAACTTTGAGCTGAAGGCTCCGTCAGCGGCCAACAGCATCAGCGCCGTCTGCGGGGAGAACTCCGTCCGGGTGGAGGCCAAGAAAGACCTGCTGGGGATCGGTAAACCGGTCCAGGCTGCGGACGTCACGCTGGGAGGATGTCCTGCCACAGGGGAAGACGCTGAAGCTCAGGTCCTGGTCTTTGAGTCCGAGCTGCATGGATGCGGCAGCCAGCTGCTG atgtctgaGGACTCGTTCGTCTACGCCTTCACGCTGCTCTACACTCCCAGCCCTCTGGGGGACAGTCAAATCATCCGAACCAGAGACGTCTCAGTCAGCATCCAGTGTCAATACCAGAG gaagCATGATGTGAGCAGCGGGCTGCTGAGGCCGACCTGGACTCCGTTCGGCATCGCCAAAGCTTCAGAGGAAAGTCTCTACTTCTCTTTCAGACTCATGACTG ATGATTGGCAGTTCGCTCGTCCGTCCCCTCAGTTCCTGCTGGGAGACATGATGAAGTTTGAAGTTTCAGTCAAACAGTTTCATCACGTCCCGCTCAGAGTGACGGTGGACAGCTGCGTGGCCACCTTGGTCCCAAACGTTGACACCGTCCCCCGATACACCTTCCTGGGAAACAGCGG gtgtATGTTTGACAGTCAGCTGACCGGCTCCAGCTCTCAGTTCCTGCCTCGGTCTCAGGACgacaaactgcagtttgagCTTGAGGCGTTCAGGTTCCAGCAGGACAACAGCGGTGTG aTCTACATCACCTGCAGCCTGAGAGCCACTGCAGCTGCTACAGCTGTTGATAAAACCAACAAGGCCTGTTCATTCCTCAACGG GTGGAAGGAGGCCAGTGGCAGCCATCAAGCGTGTACCTGCTGTGATACAGACTGTGGGACAGGAAGCCAGAGTCACCTGACAGGAACAG ATGCTCAGTGggaacaggaaacagctgttggaccaatcacagtgaaGGAGAGACCTCTacggtga